The DNA window CCAAGGTCGGAATCGCCACGGCAAGGACATACCAGTGGGCACGCCGATAGACGGGTGCTGGGTAGGCAACGCTCATGATCGAAGTGTAGCCTGTGTGGACGCTCGATGCCGTGGAGGCATCGCCCCAACATGCATGCTGGCTCAACGGCTTGAACGCGGTACGATCGATGCCACCGGAGCCTTGGTCGCCACGATGGACTACCCCGCAGTACATGACGCCGCTCGCGTCGGCGAGTATCCCGCCCTAACCAAGAGCGGGGGCGGCTACGTCTGGGATGAGGTGCTCGAGTACCGCGTGTGGATGTCTCCCACGAGGGGCGCCGATGACCTGGAAGAGGGTTGCGACTACTACTACGCCTTCCCGTCGTATCCCGAGGCAGAGGCCTTCGCCAATCAGAACGCCGGCGCGGACGCCCCCCTTGCACTGGTGTTACAGCGCGAGTACATCGATGAACCAACGCCCGGCC is part of the Pseudomonadota bacterium genome and encodes:
- a CDS encoding GCN5 family acetyltransferase; its protein translation is MDYPAVHDAARVGEYPALTKSGGGYVWDEVLEYRVWMSPTRGADDLEEGCDYYYAFPSYPEAEAFANQNAGADAPLALVLQREYIDEPTPGQYEHVRAERITEWPVEFLSRPRRTPSTIPDFLSPNAPANRLDILRGLA